In one window of Henckelia pumila isolate YLH828 chromosome 1, ASM3356847v2, whole genome shotgun sequence DNA:
- the LOC140871567 gene encoding protein FAR1-RELATED SEQUENCE 5-like produces the protein MDNEAETHIQKGQNFTSIVVVLSDEDDTVINQDEEVDLAANSEQNMVPSSEVDNICSVDITGSLIGLTRKTIDDMYQLYSNHARAIGFSVRKSTSRYSSYPDVVVEKYFVCSCSGSKKIETLNPDSIGGSVVKRGQRSCLTRTECKASLRVKLNGVGLYEVVSHVNIHNHALTRKEWSHHHRSERRISNAKGKAIEDMLSSGMRATDSYRYMVHEVGGEENVGHTLTDHLNFVNRWKMNAIEGGDAQKVIEMLQQEDAEQKDFFFRVKLDDDGRLCNLFWRDSMMKEDYDIFGDIMVFDTTYRTNKYNLICAPFVGVNHHWKNVMFGCAFLADEKVESFQWLFEVFKKSMAGKCPVSLFTDQDQAISNAIEKVFPETRHRLCLWHLYQNAVSRFAKLKSENSFKDAFKKCLSGCVDETEFESCWRSMISEYKLENHPWFNRLYGLKEKWCTGLSKDFFSAGILSSQRSESTNHAIGFSAKKNTSLTEFYGIFKETLKHWRSKEQKDEFQCSRSMPESALPLTGILKHASEVYTLTIFRYFEAEFFKSISSSSIIVLLEDRMMVYDVSSYDNAGLSHRVIFDCFSNLITCSCKKFEECGFLCYHCLRVLHINSIFTIPEYYIKKRWTKFSKSEIWDKFSSTTGRLEKVDDCFLWRHEMTRKFYNLVLQCQENEEARMIVEEGYNRDSQAVNTLITTLTSTEQSDTSIYLNSSHIVQDPTRSVTKGRSQRIKGHFQKNKKKKTVASNSITAKEFGSKTPNIRLL, from the exons atggATAATGAAGCTGAAACTCATATTCAGAAAG GTCAAAATTTTACTTCTATTGTCGTCGTTCTTAGCGATGAAGATGATACAGTCATAAACCAAG ATGAAGAAGTTGATCTGGCAGCTAATAGTGAACAAAATATGGTACCATCTAGTGAAG TTGACAACATATGTTCTGTTGACATAACCGGATCTCTGATTGGTTTGACGAGAAAAACAATTGATGATATGTATCAATTGTACTCTAACCATGCAAGGGCTATTGGTTTTAGTGTTCGCAAGTCAACTAGTAGGTACTCTAGCTATCCAGATGTTGTGGTAGAGAAATATTTTGTCTGTTCTTGTTCTGGATCGAAGAAAATAGAAACTTTAAATCCAGACTCAATTGGTGGATCAGTGGTAAAGAGAGGACAAAGATCTTGTTTGACACGAACAGAATGTAAAGCTTCATTGAGGGTTAAATTGAATGGCGTAGGCCTTTATGAAGTTGTGTCGCATGTGAATatacataatcatgcattaacTAGGAAAGAGTGGAGTCACCATCATCGTTCAGAGAGGAGAATTTCAAATGCGAAGGGTAAAGCAATTGAAGATATGCTGTCTTCTGGGATGAGAGCTACTGATTCTTATCGTTATATGGTACATGAAGTTGGGGGAGAGGAAAATGTTGGTCATACTTTGACGGATCACTTGAATTTTGTTAACCGTTGGAAAATGAATGCAATAGAAGGAGGGGATGCACAGAAAGTAATTGAAATGTTACAGCAAGAAGATGCTGAACAGAAAGACTTTTTTTTCAGAGTTAAATTAGATGATGATGGGAGATTGTGTAATCTATTTTGGAGGGACTCGATGATGAAGGAGGATTATGACATATTTGGTGATATCATGGTTTTTGACACAACTTATCGCACTAATAAGTACAATTTGATTTGTGCTCCTTTTGTGGGTGTCAATCATCATTGGAAAAATGTGATGTTTGGTTGTGCATTTTTAGCTGACGAGAAGGTTGAATCATTCCAATGGCTCTTTGAAGTTTTTAAGAAATCGATGGCAGGGAAATGCCCTGTCAGTTTGTTCACTGATCAAGATCAAGCAATTTCAAATGCAATAGAAAAG GTTTTCCCGGAAACAAGACATAGGCTATGCCTTTGGCACCTTTATCAAAATGCTGTCAGTAGGTTTGCAAAGTTGAAAAGTGAAAATTCTTTTAAAGATGCTTTTAAGAAATGCTTGTCAGGTTGTGTTGATGAAACTGAATTTGAAAGCTGTTGGAGATCTATGATTTCAGAGTATAAACTAGAGAATCATCCTTGGTTTAATCGTTTGTATGGATTAAAGGAAAAATGGTGTACTGGATTGAGCAAGGATTTTTTCTCTGCTGGAATTCTATCTTCCCAAAGAAGTGAAAGCACTAACCATGCCATTGGGTTCAGTGCAAAGAAAAACACAAGCTTGACTGAATTTTATGGTATTTTCAAGGAAACGTTAAAGCACTGGAGAAGCAAAGAACAAAAAGATGAATTCCAATGTTCAAGATCAATGCCTGAATCAGCCCTACCATTGACTGGGATTTTGAAGCATGCTTCTGAGGTATACACATTGACAATTTTTAGATATTTTGAGGctgaattttttaaatcaatCTCGAGTTCTTCTATTATTGTTCTACTTGAAGACAGAATGATGGTTTATGATGTTTCATCATACGACAATGCCGGGTTGTCTCATCGTGTCATATTTGATTGTTTTAGTAATCTAATCACGTGCTCTTGCAAGAAGTTCGAAGAGTGTGGCTTTTTGTGCTATCATTGCTTAAGGGTCCTTCATATAAATTCGATATTTACCATACCAGAGTATTATATTAAGAAAAGATGGACAAAGTTTTCTAAATCAGAAATTTGGGACAAGTTCAGTAGTACAACTGGGAGGTTAGAGAAGGTTGATGATTGCTTCCTTTGGCGTCATGAAATGACACGCAAGTTTTATAATTTGGTGTTGCAATGTCAAGAAAATGAGGAGGCACGGATGATTGTTGAAGAAGGATATAATAGAGATTCACAAGCTGTTAATACGTTGATTACTACATTGACTTCTACAGAGCAATCAGATACTTccatttatttaaattcttctcATATTGTTCAAGATCCTACTCGTTCTGTTACAAAAGGAAGAAGTCAAAGGATAAAAGGACACTTTcagaaaaacaagaagaagaaaactgTTGCATCAAATTCAATTACAGCAAAGGAATTTGGTTCCAAGACTCCAAATATTCGTTTATTATAg